From the genome of Ardenticatenales bacterium:
GCAGTTCACAACGCACGGAACACGGGATGGCCTACGTGCCGAGAGGCATATGGTCACAGAGCAACCGTAGTAGTCCGCAACAGGGAAAGCCTGATACATGGCGAAGGGTTAAGGTGGCCTAGATTGTCAAGACAGAAAATTGAGCATTCTTAAGGTAGGTTTTCTCCTTTTAGATTCTTTAACAATGAGTGGTGGCAACCGGGTCGACAGTGGGCGTGGATGCAGCCAGGTACAATGCCGCCGGTGTCCGGTAGCCTAGCGACTGGTGTAGTCGCTCATGATTGTAGAAGTGAAAGTAGGCGGTTAGCCCTTCACGGGCCTGTCTTGGGTTCTGATAATCCTGTAGATACACCTCCTCGTACTTGACCGAACGCCACAGCCGTTCGGTGAAAATATTGTCCAGCGCGCGACCACGACCATCCATGCTGATGCACGCCCCCGCATCCAGCAACCGCTGGAGGAAAGACGCATGAGTGAACTGACTGCCCTGGTCGCTGTTA
Proteins encoded in this window:
- a CDS encoding IS3 family transposase, with amino-acid sequence MSRATQTELVIYDHTIDITYIRLAGSWLYLVAIMDWYSRYVISWQLDDSLALPFVLRAMDEALAQATPVICNSDQGSQFTHASFLQRLLDAGACISMDGRGRALDNIFTERLWRSVKYEEVYLQDYQNPRQAREGLTAYFHFYNHERLHQSLGYRTPAALYLAASTPTVDPVATTHC